atatatatatatatatatatatatatatatatatatatatatatacagtatatacagtgtatatatatatatatgtatatatatatatatatatatatatatatatatatatatatatgtttgtgtgtgtatatatatatatatatatatatatatatatatatatatatatatatatatatatatgtttgtgtgtgtatatgtatatatatatatattatatatatatatatatatatatatatatatatatatatatatatatatgtttgtgtgtatatatatatatatatatatatatatatatatatatatatatatatatatatatatatatatatatatatatatataaaatacatgcatGTACATACGTAAATTACATCTCTCTTCCCTACATGAATCCACCAGTACAAGAGACTATAACTTACGTGATGTATGGCACACATTTATACAAGTCCTCCGAATCTCCAGCCCCGCACCAATGGACCCACGTCTGCGTCACCTTCGGTGAAAGCATCTCTTACTACATCGACGGGAAAAGGGCGCTGCTTACGAAGGAAAATGTTTCGTCGTTAGAACCACCGATGgctttaaaggtaaaaaaaaaaaaaaaggctcgtgATCAATTTAAGTTGGGTCCTCCAAATCTGGGATGATTGGATATATTTGTAACTTTCTGCTCTTCCGTATGCTGCAAAGAAGAGAGAAAGGATAGAGATGAATGTATGGGTTTATGGATTTAGGCAACACGTCTTGGCAAAGGGGGTCGGGGAGGTAGGGGCGTAGCTAAGAGGGGGACCAAGGTAGGGGGTGGGGTTGCTTTTTGAAAATGCCCCCAGGCCTCCAAGAGAAAGGGGACCTCCAAGAGAATGGGGCCTCTAAGAGAAAAGGAACGTTAAAGAGAAGGGGACCTCCAAGAGAAAGGGATCTCCAAGAGAAGGGGAACTCCAAGAGAAGGGGGCCTCCAAGAGAATGGGACCTCCATGAGAAGGGGACCTCCAAAAGAAAGGGGACCTCCAAGAGAAAGGGACCTTTAAGAGAAATGGAGCTCCATAAGAGATGGGCCTCTAAGGGAAGGGGTCCTCTAAGAGAACGGGACCTCCATGAGAAAGGAACCACTAAGAGAAAGGGGACCTTAAAAAAAGGGGGCCTCCAAGAGAAGGGGCCTCTAAGAGAAGGAGACTTCGAAGAGAAGGAACCCCTCCAAGAGAAAGGGACCTCCATGAAAAGGGAACCTCCAAGAGAAAGGGGACCATCAAGAGAATGGGGCCTCCAAGAAAAAGGAGCTTTCATGAGAAGGGGGCCTCTAAGAGAAGGGGACCTCGAAGAGAAGGGGCTCCTACAAGAGAAGGGGGCCTCTGAGCGAACAGTACCGCCATGAGAAGTGAACCTCCAAGAAAAAGGGGACCTTCAAGAGAAACGGGCCTCCATGACAAGGGAACCTCTAAGAGAAAGGGGACCTCCAAGAGAAGGGGACCAGCAAGAGAAAGAGGACCGCCAAGAGAAGGGTATCTCCCTGAGAAAGGGGTCTCTAAGAGATGGGGACCTCCAAGAGAAAGAGGCCCTACAAGAGAAGGGAcctccaagagaatgagacctccAAGAGAAGGGTATCTCCCTGAGAAGGGGGCTTCCAAGAGAATGGGACCTCCAAGAGAAGGGGGCTTCTAAGAGAATGCGACCTCTATGAGTAGGGGGCCTCAAGACAAGGACACCTCCAGAGAAAAGGACCTCCAACAGAAAGAGGCCTCCATGAGAATGTGGCCTTCAAGAGAAAGGGACCTCCAAGAGTACGGGACTTCCATGAGAAGGGGGCCTTCACGAGAAAGGGGACTTCCAAGAGAAAGGGACCTCCAAAAGAAGGGAACCCCTAAGAGAAATGGGCTCCAAGAAAGGGGCCATCTAAGAGAACGGGATCTCCATAAGAGGGAAATCTCCAAGAAAAGAAAGCCTCCAATAGAAAGGGACTTCCAAACGAAAGGGGCATCCATGAGAAGGGGAGCCTCCAAGAGAAGAGAACCTCCCAGAGAAGGGGATCTCCATGACAAAGGGGACCTCCAAGAGAAAGGGGCTTCCAGGAGAAGGGGACCTCCATTAGAATGGGGCCTCCAAGAGAAGGGGGTCCCTAAGAGAAGGGGGCTTCCAGGAGAGAGGGACTTCCAAGAGAAAGGGGCCTCCTCGAGAAGGGGGCTTCCAAGAGAAGGGGACCTCCAAGAGAAAGGGGCCTCCATGAGGACGGGGCCTCGAAGAGAAGGGGGCCTCCGGGAGAAAGGGACTCCCAAGAGAAAGTGGCCTCCATGAGAAGGGGGGCCTCTAAGAGAAGAGAACCTCCAAGGGAAGGGGATCTCCAAGAGAAAGGGGCCTCCTTGAGAAGGGGGCTTGCAAGCGAACTGGACCTCCATGAGAATAGGGCCTCCAAGAGAAGGGGACCTCCAAGAGAAAGGTACCTCCAAGAGAACGGGGCCTCCATGAGAAGGGGTCCTCCAAGAGAAAGGGGACCCCCAAAAGAAAGGGGCCTTCAAGAGAAGGGGACCTCCAAGAGAAAGGGAACCTCCAAGAGAAGGGGTCTCCAAGGAGAATGGGACCTCCAAGAGAAAGGGGACCTCCAGGAGAAAGGGGACCTCTAAGAGAAGGGAACCTCCAAGAGAAGGGTACCTCCAAGAGAAAGGGGACTCCATGAGAAGGGGTCCTCCAAGAGAAAGGGGACCCCCAAAAGAAAGGGGCCTCCAAGAGAAAGGGGACCTCCAAGAGAAGGGGTCTCCAAGGGGAATGGGACCTCCAAGAGAAAGGGGACCTCCAGGAGAAAGGGGACCTCCAAGAGAAGGGAACCTCCAAGAGAAGGGTACCTCCAAGAGAAGGGAACCTCCAAGAGAAGGCTACCTCCATGAGAAGGGGGCCTCCATGAGAAGGGAGCCTCCAAGAGAAGGTGACCTCCAAGAGAAAGGAGCCTCCAAGAGAAAGAGGCCTCCATGTGAACGGGGCCTCCAAGAGAAGGAGACCGACCTCCAAGAGAACGCGACCTCCATGTGAAGGGGCCTCCAAGAGAAGGGAACCTCCAAGAAAAGGGGGACTCCAAGAGAAAGAGGCCTCCATGAGAACGGGGCCTCCAAGAGAAGGAGACCTCCAAGAGAACGCAACCTCCATGAGAAGGGGCCTCCAAGGGAAGGGAACCTCCAAGAAAAGGTAGATTCCAAGAGAAATAGACCTCCATGAGAAGGGGTCCTctaaagcagggtcagaaaataaaagtatataagtttACATATAGAATTACCATCAACTCACCAGGGTGAGGAGAAGAGGGCCTCTTTACTAGAGTAAAGAGAAGAGGTCCTTCTTTACTATGGTTAGAAGAAGAGGACCTCTTCACTAGAGTTAGGAGACGAGGGCCCTCTTTACTAGGGTGAAGAGAAGAGGACCTCTTTACTAGAGTAAGGAGAAGAGGGCCTTCTTTACTAGGGTTAGAAGAAGAGGACCTCTTCACTAGAGTAAGGAGAAGAGGGCCCTCTTTACTAGGGTGAGGAGATGGCCTCTTTACTAGAGTAAAGAGAAGAGGGCCCTCTTTACTAGAGTAAGGAGAAGAGGGCCCTCTTTACTAGGGTGAGGAGAAGAGAACCTCTTTACTAGAGTAAGGAGAAGAGGGCCGTCTTTACTACGGTGAGGAGAAGACGGCCCTCTTTACTAGAGTTAGGAGAAGAGGACCTCTTTACAAGAGTGAAGAGAAGAGGACCCTCTTTACTAGGGTGAAGAGAAGAGGACCTCTTTACTAGGGCAAGGAGAAGAGGGACCTCTTTACTAGGGCGAGGAGAAGAGGACCTCTTTACTAGAGTAAGAAGAAGTGGGCCGTCTTTACTACAGTGAGGAGAAGAGGGCCCTCTTTACTAGAGTTAGGAGAAGAGGACCTCTTTACAAGAGTGAAGAGAAGAGGACCCTCTTTACTAGGGTGAAGAGAAGAGGACCTCTTTACTAGGGCAAGGAGAAGAGGGACCTCTTTACTAGGGCGAGGAGAAGAGAAGAGGACCTCTTTACTAGAGCAAGGAGAAGAAGACCTCTTTACTAGAGTAAGGAGAGGAGGGTAGTTTCACCCCTGCGGTCATTCGATACCATGATAAGAATCCATGATGCAACCGATATGGATGAATCAAGGCACCTAAACACAAAGTAAGCGATATCTTTGCCTCTAAACCAGTTTTTGAATTCGATGTTTTGGAGCTTTAATTTCTCTTCTGTTGTGAGAGGAACTAATCTCTCTACTTTGTTCAGACAGAATTAATTTCATCTTTGGGAAAGGAATTTGAATCTCCGACTGCCTCTTCTAAATTTTCAAGTATAATGCCAGATCATTATTGTCCCTTCTAATTTTTTAAGTATTGTGCCAGAATACTTTTACGTCTTACCTATATGACTGGCAGAGATGTGATTAGATATTATGTAATTACAATATTAAGCggatattttccttttctcttcttttattGCTTGCCGAATAACTTCAGAGCATAAACAGAGGTTTAATCTGTAGACGGATTGAAATTTATTGGGAATTTTTCTAAAAAATGTCATATTTAACAGCTTTTGAATCGATGTTACCAACAGGAGACGGAGTTCGTAGGCATTAACTACCCACCAGTTATGAGTGACAAGACAATTGATGGATTCGGTGGCTATGTGTCCGTTCCTTGGATTTGCCCGAGGTTACTGGACGACGAGGAAGTAAGAATTTCTTGTAAATTTGTAATAATACGTTCTAAGTTTGATAAAACTACTTAACCCCCTTTTTTAAGTTGTCTGTAAATTAATGAGTTGTTAAAATTACGTTGAATAAGTTCTCAGAGGATTCAAGCCCTCTAGGTTTTCGTAACTTTATGTTGTCgggggagggtggcctgtggcaccctagcagtaccagccaaactcggctgaatccctcgtcaggctgggaggagcggagagaggaagggtcccctttggttcctttgtttgatgtcgggttAAGTTACATTATAGGAAACCAAGACTTTGTCTACAATTCCTCTGAAACATTCCCTTTCGTGCCGTTAAAAGTCTGAAAATTTTAGATGGCAAAAGATGGCTGTCTTTAGAAACTCAATCACGAAATACCCGTTCGCTCTTACTTGCAGGTCAGGAAACTCGCACACAACGAAGGTATGCCTGAGGATGGCTGGACCAATCTGACGTGGAATGTTATAGAAAGGACGACTATTCAAACCCGAATATATATTTATCGCAATGGAACAGCCATATACATGCCCAGCAGTAGGGTTGTGAAAAGGTACGCCTCAGAAGTTCAGAACTGTTCTCAGTGTCCGGAAGCGAAAAGAAATGATGCAAGTTGTGGTAGCACTTTCAAAACGTCTCTACTTGGC
The nucleotide sequence above comes from Palaemon carinicauda isolate YSFRI2023 chromosome 18, ASM3689809v2, whole genome shotgun sequence. Encoded proteins:
- the LOC137657345 gene encoding pre-mRNA-splicing factor 38B-like, yielding MSRGPQDKDTSREKDLQQKEASMRMWPSRERDLQEYGTSMRRGPSRERGLPRERDLQKKGTPKRNGLQERGHLRERDLHKREISKKRKPPIERDFQTKGASMRRGASKRREPPREGDLHDKGDLQEKGASRRRGPPLEWGLQEKGVPKRRGLPGERDFQEKGASSRRGLPREGDLQEKGASMRTGPRREGGLREKGTPKRKWPP